DNA sequence from the Streptomyces canus genome:
GCGCGCTGCACAAGTTCAGCGAGATCTACGACCGGATCGGCTTCGCGGCCGCCGGCAAGTACAACGAGTACGAGAACCTGCGGATCGGCGGCGTCCGGTATGCCGACCTGCGTGGCTACACCTATGACCGTGACGACGTGACCGCCCGTGGTCTCGCCAACGTCTACGCCCAGACGCTGGGCACGATCTTCTCCTCGGCCGGTGAGAAGCCGTACGAGGTGGAGCTGGTCGTGGCCGAGGTCGGTGAGACGCCGGACGGCGACCAGATCTACCGGCTGCCGCACGACGGTTCCATCGTGGACGAGCACGGCTCGGTCGCGGTGGGCGGCAACGCCGAGACGATCAGCAGCTATCTGGACCAGCGTCACCAGGACGGCATGAGCCTGGCGGAGGCGCTGAAGCTGGCCGTGCAGGCGCTGTCCCGTGACACGAACGGCAGTGAGCGGGAGATCCCCGCGGAGCGGCTGGAGGTCGCGGTGCTGGACCGGACGCGTCCGCAGCAGCGCAAGTTCAAGCGCATCGTGGGGCGTCAGCTCGGTCGGTTGCTGGAGGCCGGCGGTGCGTCCACCGAGGCGGAGAGCGCGGACGAGGCGGAGGGTTCCGAGGACGAGTAGTCCCGGGGCGTCCCGCCCGACCATTACCCCTTCTGCGCCCCGGCCGACCTTGAGGCCGGGGCGCCGGGCGTTCAGGGGGTGCTGGGCGGGGCCGTGGAGCCCCGGACGACCAGCTCGACGGGGATGTCCCCCGCCTGCGGTGTACGGCCTTCCAGGACGGCCAGGAGGGCTTCCATGCCGCGTTCGCCGAACAGCTCGGCGTCCAGTCGTACGGTCGTCAGCTCCGGGTCGATGGCGGTGGCGAGGCCGAGGTCGTCCAGGCCGGTGACGGAGATGTCGTCGGGGATGCGCAGGCCGAGCCGTCGTACGGCCTTGTAGGCGCCGGCGGCGAGTTTGTCGTCGTCGCAGACGAGGGCGGTGGGCCGGGGGCCCGGGGTGGTGAGGGCGGCCTCGGTGGCGGTCAGGGCGCCGTCGATCGAGATGGGTGCGTGGGCGGTGCGGACGGAGGTGCCGGGGACCGCGTCGAGCTGTTCGGCCAGTTCGCGCGCGCGGACCTCGAAGGTCCAGGAGGGCACGTCGGCCGCGAGGTGCAGGAAGCGGCGGTGGCCGAGGTCCAGGAGGTGCGCGGCGACCTGGCGGATGCCGTCGGCGATGTCCAGGTTGACGGTGGCGGCGCCGAGGCTGCCCGAGGGGTCGCTGTCGAGCATGACGAGGGGGAGCTGGTCGCCGCGGATGGCGGTGAGGGCGTCGGCGGCCATGGAGGAGGCGATGACGCCGTCCAGGGCGGCCTGGGCGGACGCGAAGGGGTCGCGGGCGGGGCCGATGCCCTCGGGGGAGGGGTACAGGACGACGCCGAAGCCGTGGTCGGCGGCCACGCGTGCGGCGCCGGTGTAGACGCCGGCGAAGAACTCCGTGGTCAGGGCCGGGACGACGAGCAGGACCGTGCGGGTGTGGCCGAGGCGGAGGTTGCGGGCGGCCAGGTTGGGCCGGTAGCCGAGGTCGCGGGCGGCTTCTCGGACCCGTTCGGCGGTGGTTTCGGAGACCCGGCCGCGCCATTTGTCGCCCAGCACGAGCGAGACGGCAGCCTGGGACACCCCGGCTGCCTGTGCGACGTCACGGCTGGTCGGGCGCGTACTGCTGCGTGCCACCGTGGGTCCGCTCCTTCGTCTGGACGTCCGAACAGCGCACATGGTACGTATGGGAGTCGAGGTTATACGTATGACTTGGAGGCGGGACATGGCCGCGGGATACCTGGAGATCCTCAGGGCGAGGCACGCGGCGCGCCTGCTGGCGGGAACGCTGGTGGGCCGGCTGCCGAACGCCACGGCGGCGATCGCCATCGTGCTGTTCGTCCGGGCACAGGGCGGCACGTACAGCCTCGCCGGGGGTCTGGCGGCCGTGTACGGCGTGGCCAACGCCGTGGGGCAGCCGGTGCTCGGGCGGCTCGTCGACCTGCGCGGCCAGCCCCGTGTCCAGCTTCCCTCCGCCGTGCTGTCGGCCCTCGCGATAGCTCTCTTCGCCTTCAACGGCACCGACCCGCTCCCGCTCGCCTACGCGGCGGTGGCCGCCGCCGGGCTCTTCACGCCGCCGCTGGAGGGCGGTTTGCGGGCCCTGTGGCCGAGCGTGCTGCGCAAGGAGGGCCAGGTGCACACGGCGTACGCCATGGACGCCGTGGCGCAGGAAGTCATGTTCGCCGTGGGGCCCTTGCTGGTGACGTTGTGCGCGTCGCTGTGGTCGGCCCGGGCGGCACTGCTGGTGCTGAACGTCGTCGGAGTGCTGGGCGCTCTCTCGGTCGTCGTGTCGCCGC
Encoded proteins:
- a CDS encoding LacI family DNA-binding transcriptional regulator; its protein translation is MARSSTRPTSRDVAQAAGVSQAAVSLVLGDKWRGRVSETTAERVREAARDLGYRPNLAARNLRLGHTRTVLLVVPALTTEFFAGVYTGAARVAADHGFGVVLYPSPEGIGPARDPFASAQAALDGVIASSMAADALTAIRGDQLPLVMLDSDPSGSLGAATVNLDIADGIRQVAAHLLDLGHRRFLHLAADVPSWTFEVRARELAEQLDAVPGTSVRTAHAPISIDGALTATEAALTTPGPRPTALVCDDDKLAAGAYKAVRRLGLRIPDDISVTGLDDLGLATAIDPELTTVRLDAELFGERGMEALLAVLEGRTPQAGDIPVELVVRGSTAPPSTP
- the prcA gene encoding proteasome subunit alpha; this translates as MSTPFYVSPQQAMADRAEYARKGIARGRSLVVLQYADGIVFVGENPSRALHKFSEIYDRIGFAAAGKYNEYENLRIGGVRYADLRGYTYDRDDVTARGLANVYAQTLGTIFSSAGEKPYEVELVVAEVGETPDGDQIYRLPHDGSIVDEHGSVAVGGNAETISSYLDQRHQDGMSLAEALKLAVQALSRDTNGSEREIPAERLEVAVLDRTRPQQRKFKRIVGRQLGRLLEAGGASTEAESADEAEGSEDE